From a region of the Desulfuromonadaceae bacterium genome:
- a CDS encoding PKD domain-containing protein, whose translation MKNFMLLGVCVLFAILTGCGGEGDVFNEEITNVAPIANAGANLSVETGSVVTLNGGATDADGDLVTFLWEFMSRPSGSSSSLSSPISANPSFTADLDGSYVLLLTVNDGIESSPADMIVVISSSLNATPVANAGADQNVVTNSTVSLYGSGSSDADGDLLSYQWTFVSIPPGSIASLSDSTAPTPTFVADLDGSYVLNLIVNDGTVDSQVNNMAVTCTSDYSGLFSKSVSSSTSKTNNAYGAGSSFSLSITNISNIPFVCTRAELFSGVSIVGGTEDASLLGGNQLDPNENIGVRFTLNTSVSDNGFEFRYYLNRPDTGETFIVKYLFL comes from the coding sequence ATGAAGAATTTTATGCTTTTGGGTGTTTGTGTTCTCTTTGCAATTTTGACGGGATGTGGTGGGGAGGGTGACGTTTTTAATGAAGAAATCACCAACGTCGCCCCAATTGCGAATGCCGGTGCAAATTTAAGCGTTGAGACTGGCTCTGTTGTGACTCTGAATGGTGGGGCAACAGACGCCGATGGCGATCTCGTAACCTTTCTGTGGGAATTCATGTCCAGACCTTCTGGTAGTTCTTCATCACTTTCAAGTCCAATATCGGCAAATCCCTCTTTTACTGCTGACCTTGATGGTTCGTATGTCCTGCTTTTGACAGTAAATGACGGTATTGAGTCCAGCCCTGCTGATATGATCGTGGTAATATCTTCAAGCTTAAATGCAACTCCCGTCGCGAATGCCGGTGCTGATCAAAATGTGGTAACCAATAGCACTGTTTCGCTGTATGGCAGCGGCAGCTCAGATGCAGATGGAGATTTGCTGAGCTACCAATGGACATTCGTGTCAATTCCGCCCGGAAGCATCGCGTCATTATCTGATAGCACCGCGCCAACACCCACGTTTGTTGCTGACTTGGATGGTAGCTACGTTCTAAATCTGATCGTTAATGACGGGACGGTTGACAGCCAGGTTAACAATATGGCTGTAACTTGTACTTCTGATTACTCAGGATTGTTTTCTAAAAGTGTTTCGTCGAGTACTTCCAAGACCAATAATGCATATGGGGCTGGATCTTCTTTTAGTCTTTCAATAACTAACATTTCTAATATACCATTTGTATGTACAAGGGCTGAGCTTTTTAGTGGTGTATCTATCGTTGGTGGTACTGAAGATGCTAGTTTATTGGGCGGGAATCAATTAGATCCAAATGAAAATATTGGAGTTCGTTTTACTCTGAATACTTCTGTATCAGACAATGGCTTTGAGTTTAGGTACTATCTAAATCGCCCTGACACTGGAGAGACTTTTATTGTTAAATATTTGTTTTTATGA
- a CDS encoding outer membrane beta-barrel protein: protein MNKYVFLLICLLVNIFIGSSVSFAEMYVSSGLNAGLIKDSTVVSDGAEIGEFSYEPSIGLVFAIGGPLEEGRVEVEIGYRTSNVTYNRKFGSREIKTEGDCSLFTVMGNSFYDIPSADRFFSYIGVGLGFANIKIDSATGSDNANLIAYQIMLGEGYEVTKTIIIDLQYRFFGTSDPRFSSAGTTIESKYLSHNILVGLRYNF from the coding sequence ATGAATAAATATGTATTTCTTCTGATTTGTTTATTGGTGAATATTTTTATTGGCTCTTCCGTTTCATTTGCAGAGATGTATGTCTCTAGTGGTTTGAACGCTGGATTGATCAAAGACTCTACTGTCGTATCCGATGGCGCAGAGATTGGCGAATTTAGTTATGAACCAAGCATTGGGTTAGTGTTCGCAATCGGTGGTCCCTTGGAAGAGGGCCGTGTTGAGGTTGAAATTGGCTATCGTACCTCAAATGTCACCTACAATAGAAAATTCGGGTCTCGTGAAATTAAAACTGAGGGGGATTGTTCACTTTTTACTGTAATGGGTAATAGCTTTTATGACATTCCTTCAGCTGATCGTTTTTTTTCATATATTGGGGTAGGGCTGGGTTTTGCGAACATTAAAATTGACAGTGCAACGGGGAGTGATAATGCGAATTTGATCGCCTATCAGATCATGTTGGGGGAAGGGTACGAAGTTACAAAAACAATTATTATTGATCTTCAGTATAGATTTTTTGGTACAAGTGATCCTCGATTCAGTAGCGCTGGTACGACGATAGAAAGTAAGTATTTGTCGCATAATATATTGGTAGGTTTGCGATACAATTTTTAA